Proteins from a genomic interval of Treponema succinifaciens DSM 2489:
- a CDS encoding class I SAM-dependent methyltransferase: protein MKFIQNLVEYYDELFKVSEAQKKLYTELCENFSSPVRFLRVFCGSGLFESSLSKQGHDVTGIENCDELLHTANLRRRNQLMSIRFFQMEAEDMTKFLGKNFYNVISILNSRLLFLGGREKIRQFFFDCKKLISTDGFLVIQCINFENRKDEKFFQLKCRESMRAKLFSEIMTEQDDSRLFSMNLETGTGKLLPIVKDIPIYPLLPSEIEDFAEDAGFKSAEFFADFDKSEFTGNEEQFIVVLKTE, encoded by the coding sequence ATGAAGTTTATTCAGAATCTTGTTGAATATTACGATGAGCTTTTTAAAGTTTCAGAGGCTCAAAAAAAATTATATACGGAATTGTGCGAAAATTTTAGCTCGCCGGTCAGATTCTTGAGAGTTTTTTGTGGCTCCGGACTTTTTGAAAGTTCACTTTCCAAGCAAGGGCACGATGTTACAGGAATTGAAAACTGCGATGAACTTTTGCACACGGCGAATTTGCGCCGAAGAAATCAGCTTATGTCAATCCGCTTTTTTCAGATGGAAGCAGAGGACATGACAAAATTCCTAGGCAAGAATTTTTACAACGTTATTTCCATTTTGAATAGCCGCTTGCTTTTTTTAGGTGGAAGGGAAAAAATCCGGCAGTTTTTCTTTGACTGCAAAAAGCTCATTTCTACAGACGGATTTCTTGTAATCCAATGCATCAATTTTGAAAACAGAAAAGACGAAAAGTTTTTTCAGCTTAAATGCCGTGAAAGCATGAGAGCCAAGCTTTTTTCTGAAATAATGACAGAGCAAGACGATTCCAGGCTTTTTTCCATGAACCTTGAAACAGGTACCGGCAAGCTTCTTCCTATTGTAAAAGACATTCCGATTTATCCTTTGCTTCCTTCCGAAATAGAAGATTTTGCAGAGGACGCAGGTTTTAAAAGTGCGGAATTTTTTGCTGACTTTGACAAATCCGAATTCACAGGAAACGAAGAGCAGTTTATTGTGGTTTTAAAAACAGAATGA
- a CDS encoding DUF308 domain-containing protein produces MNPRIFLGILSAVVGLLAVINPQSSIEAIVILIGIGAIVNGINSILKVKRFSFSPYFERTVIIKNVAGILVGILAVILPFAFFNMIQKIVRIILYIQAVFLLLSAISEFILVSGTENSAPFLTEAVCSIFIAVLLFMLPADFGVRLVRAAGVLILISGIIFAFREWKSSPTEVEAEIIE; encoded by the coding sequence ATGAATCCAAGAATTTTTTTAGGAATCTTAAGCGCAGTTGTCGGACTTTTGGCTGTTATAAATCCGCAGTCAAGCATTGAGGCGATTGTAATTCTTATCGGAATCGGCGCAATCGTAAACGGAATCAATTCTATTTTAAAAGTGAAAAGATTTTCGTTTTCGCCTTATTTTGAGCGCACTGTAATTATAAAAAACGTTGCAGGAATTTTAGTCGGAATTCTCGCGGTAATTCTTCCATTCGCATTTTTCAACATGATTCAAAAAATTGTTCGGATTATTCTTTATATTCAGGCTGTGTTTTTGCTTTTGTCGGCAATTTCGGAATTCATTTTGGTTTCTGGCACTGAAAATTCCGCTCCTTTTTTAACCGAAGCCGTTTGCTCAATTTTTATTGCGGTTTTGCTTTTTATGCTTCCTGCCGATTTTGGCGTAAGACTTGTAAGAGCCGCCGGAGTTCTGATTTTAATTTCTGGAATAATTTTTGCGTTTAGAGAATGGAAATCTTCTCCAACCGAAGTCGAAGCAGAAATAATAGAATAG
- the thyX gene encoding FAD-dependent thymidylate synthase gives MAHCIVPAAEEILDKEFQVLDKGFVRLVDYYGSDSRIVQSARVSYGEGTKTISQDGALIDYLLRHQHTSPFEQVVFTFHLKMPIFVARQWVRHRMARMNEVSGRYSIMKDEFYVPENSCISKQSTNNKQGRGEVFEEKQAKEFQAEFIEGQQKAYEVYKDMVEKGIAREIARINLPLALYTEFYWQMDLHNLFHFLKLRLDSHAQYEIRLYAEEILEIIKTVCPMAVNSFENTMEKAVSFNGEEMEALRKILSGEENPIQDEKKLKRFNEKIKTGIQL, from the coding sequence ATGGCACATTGCATTGTTCCTGCCGCAGAAGAAATTTTGGACAAGGAATTTCAAGTTTTAGATAAAGGTTTTGTCCGCCTGGTTGACTATTACGGCAGCGACTCAAGAATTGTACAGTCAGCCCGCGTTTCCTATGGCGAAGGAACAAAAACTATAAGTCAGGACGGAGCGTTGATTGATTATCTTTTGCGCCATCAGCACACTTCTCCATTTGAGCAGGTTGTTTTTACATTTCATTTGAAAATGCCGATTTTTGTAGCGCGCCAGTGGGTTAGGCACAGAATGGCCAGAATGAATGAAGTTTCCGGCAGATACAGCATTATGAAAGATGAATTTTATGTTCCGGAAAATTCGTGCATTTCAAAGCAGTCAACAAACAACAAGCAGGGCCGCGGAGAGGTTTTTGAAGAGAAGCAGGCAAAAGAGTTTCAGGCTGAATTTATTGAAGGTCAGCAAAAAGCCTACGAAGTTTACAAAGACATGGTTGAAAAAGGAATCGCAAGGGAAATTGCCCGCATAAATCTTCCGCTCGCGTTGTACACGGAATTTTACTGGCAGATGGATTTGCACAATTTGTTCCATTTTTTAAAGCTCAGGCTCGATAGCCATGCCCAGTATGAAATCCGCTTGTATGCAGAAGAAATTCTTGAGATTATAAAAACAGTTTGTCCAATGGCAGTAAATTCATTTGAAAATACAATGGAAAAAGCGGTTTCATTTAATGGCGAAGAAATGGAAGCTTTGCGCAAAATTTTGAGCGGCGAAGAAAATCCAATTCAGGATGAAAAGAAACTGAAAAGGTTCAACGAAAAAATCAAGACAGGCATTCAGCTTTAA
- a CDS encoding DUF2804 domain-containing protein, producing the protein MYTRDLQEIPPSFVLNGRPVFGTFRGHPRRFDIRGVYRPYGVIPLPTFITNLRIKSRLIFSFNIGEYIGRISFIDAKIAGFSEVVFWNKNTSQRFAYHSLMGPRKRLIPHNLEAASTSNYSKRRYTRISWNREQNRLSVIFDLKGDSVRPSARGAFSAVFNDSQFAELTSVRPNPTLRRSYASYSSVLPLHGSLTLAYNSGETKTMSESDGVCSFDMTRTYMKFRSHGKSVLGFGEINGKKIAFKLASESHESVDTDKYNCNVLFYDGKPTPLPPVVISHYSGMDKKWIIQDTENMVDLVFTPVSICVNNVNALIVRSVYHTIYGSFEGTLITASGEKVSFKSLAGISENYLIRL; encoded by the coding sequence ATGTACACACGAGATTTACAGGAAATTCCTCCGTCATTTGTTCTGAATGGGCGGCCAGTGTTCGGTACATTCAGGGGACATCCTAGGCGTTTTGACATCCGCGGAGTCTACAGACCTTATGGAGTGATTCCGCTTCCGACTTTTATAACAAACCTTCGCATAAAGAGCCGCCTTATATTTTCGTTTAATATCGGGGAATATATCGGACGCATAAGTTTTATAGACGCAAAAATTGCTGGATTTTCAGAAGTTGTATTCTGGAATAAAAATACATCGCAACGTTTTGCCTATCATTCGCTCATGGGACCGAGAAAGAGGCTTATTCCGCATAATCTTGAAGCGGCTTCAACTTCAAACTACAGCAAGCGGCGTTACACAAGAATCAGCTGGAACAGGGAACAGAACAGGCTTTCTGTTATATTCGACTTGAAGGGAGATTCTGTGCGTCCTTCTGCGCGTGGAGCTTTTTCCGCAGTGTTCAACGATTCCCAGTTTGCAGAACTTACTTCTGTGCGTCCAAATCCTACTTTAAGGCGGAGCTATGCAAGCTACAGTTCTGTTCTTCCATTACACGGTTCTCTCACACTTGCTTATAATAGCGGTGAAACTAAAACCATGTCGGAATCTGATGGAGTCTGCTCATTTGACATGACGCGTACCTATATGAAATTTCGTTCTCATGGAAAATCTGTACTTGGATTCGGGGAAATTAATGGAAAGAAAATTGCGTTCAAACTTGCTTCCGAGTCGCATGAAAGCGTGGACACTGACAAATACAACTGCAATGTTCTTTTCTATGATGGAAAACCTACTCCGCTTCCTCCCGTTGTTATTTCGCATTATTCTGGCATGGACAAAAAATGGATTATTCAAGATACTGAAAACATGGTTGACCTTGTTTTTACGCCTGTTTCAATCTGCGTTAACAATGTGAATGCGTTAATTGTGCGCAGCGTGTACCATACAATATACGGCAGCTTTGAAGGAACTTTAATTACTGCCAGTGGTGAAAAAGTTTCATTCAAATCTCTTGCAGGAATTTCCGAAAATTACTTGATACGTCTTTAA
- a CDS encoding IS110 family transposase, with translation MYIVGIDIAKKSHQAAIMKPDGTLVGRSFRFTNTKQGFEFLMDKLAAVDSNLENFEFGMEATGHYWLNLYTWLADNHATVHVINPLQSDALRNLYIRKTKTDSVDAKIIAQVIRIGQYSETKLADDRMLMMRDLCRQRFFLVDMVANLKRKIIVMMDRIFPEYQGFFSDTFGKSSTAILKHCTTPEEITLFGEDNLAQLLQVASNGKFGLKKAQELISLARNSFAARLSSKTLSLLVKQMMDQMELLQNQIGILEKHISSHFKSFGTKITQIPGIGPVLGASILSEIGDISRFANPKKLCAYAGIDPSVKQSGQFLGNENHMSKRGSGYLRRCLWMASFVSVNHCREITIVYKSQVSKGKTHFQSMGFVCHKLLNIIYTVLKNDIDYSPMLCINPAITARTSRRIARAALKAR, from the coding sequence ATGTACATAGTTGGAATCGACATCGCAAAAAAATCACATCAGGCGGCAATAATGAAGCCAGACGGAACTCTTGTGGGCAGGTCATTCAGATTTACAAATACAAAGCAAGGATTCGAGTTTCTTATGGACAAGCTTGCGGCGGTAGATTCTAATCTTGAAAACTTTGAATTCGGAATGGAGGCCACAGGACATTACTGGCTTAACTTGTATACTTGGCTTGCAGACAATCACGCAACGGTCCACGTAATAAATCCGCTCCAGTCAGACGCGCTTCGAAATCTTTACATCAGAAAAACAAAGACAGATTCCGTGGACGCAAAAATAATTGCGCAGGTAATCAGAATCGGGCAGTATTCAGAAACAAAGCTTGCGGATGACCGTATGCTCATGATGCGCGACCTGTGCCGACAGAGGTTTTTCCTTGTGGATATGGTTGCAAACTTAAAACGCAAGATAATTGTGATGATGGACAGAATTTTTCCAGAATACCAAGGCTTTTTTTCGGATACATTCGGAAAGTCTTCTACTGCAATTCTCAAGCACTGCACGACTCCGGAAGAAATCACATTGTTCGGAGAAGACAATCTTGCCCAGCTTCTTCAGGTGGCTTCCAACGGAAAGTTCGGACTAAAAAAGGCCCAGGAACTTATAAGCCTTGCCCGCAATTCTTTTGCCGCCCGGCTTTCTTCCAAGACACTTTCGCTTCTTGTAAAGCAGATGATGGACCAGATGGAGCTTCTTCAAAATCAGATTGGAATCCTTGAAAAGCACATATCATCGCATTTTAAGTCGTTCGGAACAAAGATTACGCAGATTCCGGGAATTGGACCAGTTCTTGGGGCTTCTATTCTAAGTGAAATTGGCGACATAAGCCGTTTTGCCAATCCAAAGAAGCTGTGCGCTTATGCTGGAATAGACCCTTCGGTAAAGCAGTCCGGTCAGTTTCTTGGGAACGAAAACCATATGTCCAAGCGCGGTTCCGGCTACCTTAGAAGATGCCTTTGGATGGCTTCATTCGTTTCCGTAAACCACTGCCGTGAAATAACAATTGTTTACAAGTCGCAGGTTTCCAAAGGAAAAACGCATTTTCAGTCGATGGGCTTTGTCTGCCACAAGCTCCTCAATATAATCTACACAGTCTTAAAAAACGACATAGACTACAGCCCGATGCTCTGCATAAACCCCGCCATAACAGCAAGAACTTCCCGCCGCATAGCAAGAGCTGCCCTAAAAGCCAGGTAA
- a CDS encoding toxin-antitoxin system HicB family antitoxin, translating to MKSIEEYMSLPYKMEIEPDSDEGGFVVSFPELPGCISSGVDIQEAVSNAKDAQKAWFEAAIEDGISINEPLPVEKYSGQFKLRLPKSLHKRLAEESKSEGISMNQYCVYLLAKGCAYQN from the coding sequence ATGAAAAGCATTGAAGAATATATGTCGCTTCCATATAAAATGGAAATTGAACCGGATTCAGATGAGGGAGGATTTGTTGTTTCATTTCCTGAACTTCCCGGATGCATTTCATCGGGAGTCGATATTCAAGAAGCTGTATCAAATGCAAAAGATGCGCAGAAAGCATGGTTTGAGGCTGCAATTGAAGACGGAATTTCAATAAACGAACCTTTGCCTGTTGAAAAATATTCAGGTCAATTCAAACTACGATTGCCAAAAAGCCTTCATAAACGTCTTGCAGAAGAATCAAAAAGCGAAGGAATAAGCATGAACCAATACTGTGTATATCTTTTGGCAAAAGGATGTGCATACCAAAATTGA
- a CDS encoding porin has protein sequence MKKTLIAVAAAAALTATSAFAEITFGAWLRTLTAPVASNGEDTVVGTANSWGWGARTARIDINGVSEDGKAGFAMNVFNDMSMDISAGDRAVLWVKPVDMIKISVGKYDSPDNGLRGDFCYGSWNWLRPYNWGFDGEGLTFDGIWRKGMMIEADPIEGLHAFVVIPMEDANADSYYKKAEDTYRNVQIGFGYAIDGVGKLKAQYIGDDSYTTDAEGDRDETKTTGQIGVAFDLNAVENLYVTVGARFGIADKDYAPDYLKMAFTAGASYQVSDAMKFSVDGGYKQYQDKTVGKDGDKKDNEFFVGAGVDYTIMDGLNLAADVRYKNIGYGKEGDDGAISFLVGVNKSVSSNGSLGIGFQGATNGCGFVQSGGKGLVANEADDFVWAIPVSVSVWF, from the coding sequence ATGAAAAAGACTCTTATCGCGGTCGCAGCGGCTGCCGCACTTACAGCAACTTCTGCTTTCGCAGAAATCACATTTGGAGCATGGCTTCGCACATTGACAGCACCTGTTGCTTCAAACGGTGAAGACACAGTAGTTGGAACAGCAAACTCATGGGGATGGGGCGCACGTACAGCCCGTATCGACATCAATGGAGTTTCTGAAGACGGAAAAGCAGGTTTTGCAATGAACGTTTTCAATGATATGTCGATGGATATATCTGCTGGTGATCGTGCTGTTCTTTGGGTAAAACCAGTTGATATGATTAAAATATCTGTTGGTAAATACGACTCTCCGGACAACGGACTCCGCGGCGATTTCTGCTACGGCTCATGGAACTGGCTCAGACCTTATAACTGGGGATTCGATGGCGAAGGACTCACATTCGACGGAATCTGGCGCAAGGGTATGATGATTGAGGCTGATCCAATCGAAGGACTCCACGCATTCGTTGTTATTCCTATGGAAGATGCTAATGCTGATTCTTACTATAAGAAAGCAGAAGATACTTACAGAAATGTTCAGATTGGATTTGGATATGCAATTGATGGCGTAGGTAAGCTCAAGGCACAGTATATTGGTGATGACTCTTACACAACTGATGCAGAAGGCGATAGAGACGAAACAAAGACAACAGGACAGATTGGTGTTGCATTTGACCTTAATGCTGTTGAGAACCTCTACGTAACAGTTGGCGCAAGATTCGGTATCGCAGACAAGGATTATGCTCCTGACTACCTCAAGATGGCGTTCACAGCAGGTGCTTCTTACCAGGTTTCTGACGCCATGAAGTTCTCTGTAGACGGCGGTTACAAGCAGTATCAGGACAAAACTGTTGGAAAAGACGGTGATAAAAAAGACAATGAGTTCTTTGTTGGTGCTGGTGTAGACTATACAATCATGGACGGTCTTAATCTTGCTGCTGATGTTCGCTACAAGAACATTGGATACGGAAAAGAAGGCGATGACGGCGCAATCAGCTTCCTCGTTGGAGTTAACAAGTCTGTTTCTAGCAACGGTTCTCTAGGAATCGGTTTCCAGGGCGCAACAAACGGATGCGGATTTGTTCAGTCAGGCGGAAAAGGTCTTGTTGCTAACGAAGCTGATGACTTCGTATGGGCAATCCCAGTATCTGTAAGCGTTTGGTTCTAG
- a CDS encoding ATP-binding protein has product MIKRDLYLRKLLDYMWDGQIKVITGIRRAGKSTLLFDLFYDHLLKNGTSQNNVITLQLDKRKYAKYRNPIVLADFVENTVSAGREKFYLFIDEIQFCYSVPDPDNDGFEITVYDMLNELKDYKNLDVYVTGSNSKMLSKDISTEFRARSSQIHVFPLSFAEYNEAVGGDKRDNFDRYMIYGGLPYLLHLKTEEQFKDYLSNLFDEVYIKDIVERNKIERPDLLNDILNLLSTFISSLTNPLNITNSIKSVKNEKFSSNTVSDYIGYCKDDFLISEAKRYDVRGKHYFDYPNKYYFTDIGLRNARLGFRQIDSGHIMENIIYNELLTRGYSVDIGVVVDRRKGANAQKEIDFVVNKGDRRVYIQSAWQMGTTEKIAAELDSLKLAKDFFAKIIIQNDIPSHFSDDDGIIHCNLIEFLLHPELIPL; this is encoded by the coding sequence ATGATAAAGCGGGATTTATATTTAAGAAAATTATTGGATTATATGTGGGACGGCCAGATAAAGGTAATCACAGGAATCCGCCGGGCTGGAAAATCCACACTTCTTTTCGACCTTTTTTATGACCATCTCCTCAAAAACGGAACTTCCCAAAACAACGTTATTACATTGCAGCTCGACAAGCGTAAATACGCAAAATACAGAAATCCTATAGTCCTTGCTGATTTTGTGGAAAACACAGTTTCTGCAGGCAGGGAGAAATTCTATCTTTTTATTGATGAAATCCAGTTCTGCTATTCAGTTCCGGATCCGGACAATGACGGCTTTGAAATCACAGTATACGACATGCTGAACGAGCTTAAAGATTATAAGAACCTTGACGTTTATGTTACCGGAAGCAATTCAAAAATGCTTTCCAAGGATATTTCTACGGAATTCCGCGCCCGTTCCTCGCAGATTCATGTTTTTCCATTGAGTTTTGCAGAATATAATGAGGCGGTTGGAGGCGACAAGCGAGACAACTTTGACCGTTATATGATTTACGGCGGACTTCCTTATCTTCTGCATTTAAAGACCGAAGAGCAGTTCAAGGACTATCTTTCAAATCTTTTTGACGAGGTCTACATAAAGGATATTGTAGAGCGGAATAAAATTGAGCGCCCGGATTTGCTGAACGACATTCTGAATTTGCTCAGCACGTTTATCAGCTCTTTGACAAATCCGCTGAATATTACGAACAGCATAAAAAGCGTAAAGAATGAAAAATTCAGCTCGAACACGGTAAGCGATTACATCGGGTATTGCAAGGATGATTTTCTTATAAGCGAGGCAAAGCGTTACGATGTGAGAGGAAAGCATTATTTTGATTACCCGAACAAATATTATTTTACGGATATTGGTCTGCGGAATGCACGGCTGGGATTCAGGCAGATTGATTCCGGGCACATTATGGAAAACATAATCTACAACGAACTGCTTACGCGCGGATATTCTGTTGATATTGGAGTTGTTGTTGATAGAAGAAAAGGCGCAAACGCACAAAAAGAAATCGATTTTGTCGTGAACAAAGGCGATAGACGGGTGTATATTCAGTCCGCATGGCAGATGGGCACAACTGAAAAAATTGCGGCGGAACTTGATTCTCTAAAACTTGCCAAGGACTTTTTTGCAAAGATAATCATACAGAATGACATTCCGTCTCATTTTTCGGATGACGACGGAATAATCCACTGCAATCTGATAGAATTCTTGCTGCACCCGGAATTGATTCCGTTATGA